The DNA window GCGTCAGTACTTACATATTCCTGAGTGAAATCGATGAGGTTCTGCAGGTCGATGTCGTCCCGATACGCCCGGATGTTGTTGTTGATGAACAGGTTGAGCTGGTCTTTAATCCAGTCCTTGAAGACAAACGCCAGAACTCCCGTCGTTAACTCCAGGAAGAAGATGATTCCAAGGAACACCGAGAACTACGACAGAAGAAGCAGACGCTCAGCACACTGAAGCCTGCTGCTTGTTGATGCATGACAACGATTTGGAACATACAAACTTCAGTAGAAACGTGTTTTCCCGCAGCGCTCCGATGCATCCGGCAAAGCCCAGGATGAACATAACCCCCCCAACCACCATGAAGAGCCAGACTGGGTCCAGACCCCCCAGGTCTGTGATAGATGAGAGGTTGGACAGGACCCCCTGCAGAGGACAGACGCAGCACTCAGTCTGAACCGGTTTGGTCAACAGGGCCACAAATAAATGCATGAagtagtttttcagcgtcactctgagacaggatatttctaactttagagatgttgcacaaatggaagaaagcagtcttacatatttgtttaatatgtgcgttgaaggacatgtcctggtcaaaaatgactccaaggttcctcacagcgttactggaggccaaggtaatgccatccagagtaagaaactggttagataccatatttctaggcttttcagggccgagtacaataacctcagtttgatctgaattaagaagcagaaagttagcggccatccaggtctttatgtctttaagacattcctgcagtctaactaattggtgtgtgttacctgGCTTCAGTTACAAGTGTTTGAAGCAAAAACCAACATTTGACATCATCTTTCCAAAGTTGCttatttcagtgcttcgtttatcAGTTCTGTGAACACTTCCCACGTTCAAACAGAAGTGCTGTCACATGACCCCGGGAAACACGGAGCCCTCAGCTGTGTCACATTTCTGACTTTAGTAAAGTTCACATGAAAGTCAAGTACACTAAACAACACGAACACACGTGTGGAAAATGACTGACGGCTCATTAAATGAATCAGGTTTTGGATTGGAGGTCACCTGACTTTGCTTTGAAATGCTTGGCTGTCCACGCTGCAGGACAGGAGCGTGGGTTTCTGTGCTGCTTCCACGCTCGTGAGCAGCTCACGGAGTCACGCACACGCGTCCGTCACACTGGAACACGCTGACGTCTCAGTCAGTGTAATGACGTTGTTCTCACGTGTTCTTACCTTCTCACTCCACGCCCACAGTCCGATTCCCACTAAGGCCATGCCCAGCAGCTGCAAGACACGGACCACATCTCATTAAGGTGAAGATGCACGCGAACACAATCACATGACGTCACTGACTCAgtgttatttaaaggtttccCCCGTGACGTTTCTCGTGTGTCACTCAGCAACAATaagcagtgtgtgtgcgtgtccatcaCACGGAGGCCCTCAGCTGTCATTAAAGCCGATTAGCTGTGCTGTGGACTAAGCTGCAGCAGGAACGCTCACGTTACTctgagtaaatggtaaatggcctgtatttatatagcgccttactagtccctaaggaccccaaagcgctttacacatccagtcattcacacacacattcacacactggtgatggcagctacattgtagccacagccaccctggggcgcactgacagaggcgaggctgccggacactggcgccaccgggccctctgaccaccaccggTAGGCAACGGGTGGTGGTCTGAAGTGTCAGTAACGGGATCGATGCCTCCCCCGTTACTGATAATAACACACGTCACCCACGCACAGCTGCTCACCCAGAACAGGATGTTGAATCCAAAGATGAAGTATTTGATGCAGCAGCTGACTTCGTGGCCTTTGTAATGATTCCCCGACATGATCGTGGGTGGAGGAGACACggcctgctgctgcttcacggGGTTCGTGCCGTGCGGGAGGGAACAGGTTCAGCGCTCCGTGGACGCATGTCACCGTGGGCTTCCGGTCCGCACAGAGGCCCTGGCACACGGACGGATGTGACCCGCTAACACGGAGGAAACACGGATAGCAAACAAACAGCGGCCCTGATCTACGCCGGACAAGTGCAGCGCATCTCCGCCGCTCCCGACAAGCGAAGGCGGCAGGAGGCGGGGCCAGTGCGACGGAGAGTCGGAGGTGATTGGTTAGAACGACACAAAGGCAGGACAGTCTACCAATAGGATCCAAGGAACACTGATGTACTTCCGTGTCGTTATTGCAGCGATCGTTCCAGATCAAACACTAGTTTGGAAAATTCTCCTGAATGTGTTTAATGAAGACGCGCAAACTGTCCCGGGATTACACGGAGAAGCCTTAAAGCGCGCGGACAGGAAGCGTTTCACCCACAGTCGTGTCAGACCCACGGAACCAGATCAAGACCAAAGTTTATGACATTCATGTTTGGAGAGAAacgacacacacattcatacacagtAGAAATCTCAATGCTGcagcttctttctttctctccaggAGCCCACAGCGGCTCATACGCTGCAGCAAAACTATAATCATAGTTAAATGAATGTTTTGCTACAGTCACTGAGTCTGTGGAGGAAACACGGGGCCTCGCTCTGTTCCGCGTGGTCCAGTTAAAACAGctggtgaataaataaaaacatgtttctggTTGATTTTCAGATTCATGTGAAGTTATTGGATCATCCGATGCTGGCATTGATACACGTGTTCTTTATGCCAGCACATATTGAtacattcagttcaattcaactttatttatatagcaccaaatcacaacatcagtcatctcaaggtgcttcatattgcacagtagaccctacaataatacatacagagaaaaacccaacaatcatatgaccccctatgaacaagcattttggcgacagcgggaaggaaaaacttcctttaaacaggaagaaacctccggcagaaccaggctcagggaggggcggggccatctgctgtgattggttggttgcaaagacatgctgtggaagagagacagaggttaataacagatatgattcaatgcagagaggtctattaatacatagtgagtgagaaaggtgactggaaaggaaaaactcaatgcatcatgggaatcccccggcagcctacgtctattgcagcataactaagggaggattcaggatcacctggtccagccctaactatatgctttagcaaaaaggaaagtttgaagcctaatcttaaaagtagagatagtgtctgtctcctgaatccaaactggaagctggttccacagaagaggggcctgaaaactgaaggctctgcctcccattctacttttaaatactctaggaacaacaagtaggcctgcagagcgagagcgaagtgctctaatagggtgatatggtactacacggtcattaagataagatggggcctgattatttaagaccttgtatgtgaggagcaggattttgaattctggatttaacaggaagccaatgaagggagtTCTGTTTGTCGCTGTGTATTTACCACCTCCATTAATGAAGCTTCCTCACATCAGAGGAGCCACACAGCTCCTCCTACGAGCCGGGACAATGCTGGCacatctctctctgttccctATGTGTTGTTTCTGTTCCGTTAAAGTGAGTTTCAAATCTCTCCAAGGATCTGTCGTCAGccttaaaatgtttcatttcctTTTGTGTATATCCAGGAAGGATGTGTGCACATATTGTTTCCTCACCAACTCATTTTCCCTTTGACTAGTTCCTTTAACATGTTGACTAGTTTTCCATCACGGTAACCACAGTCAGCAGAAACCAAGCACAGCCACAGTCCGTTCTTTATGCTGAGGgtttatttcagttcagttttcaagagaggttaaaggtcaaagcaACAGTGGATAGAAGTGATGTAATAGGCAGAAGAACATTTAGGAACAGTCGTTTcatgtgaggcgtgagcggcaGAGGATCTGTGCGAGTGTAAAGACAGCTGACATGAAGAAGACAGTAACAGCTTTACACCACAGAGCTCCACCTGCTGACGTAGCAGCTCCGCTGACACAGAACAGAGCCGCCTGCAGACGCTGCTGATGTTTACATCATCCTCTGATGCAGGCAGCAGTGTCAGCTCCCTAATACTGACTCAGCACACGAGCTGTTCCCCGGGGAATAATTACATGTGCATTATTAATATTAAGCAgtcttacaaaaacaaaatgcaaatgttacCTAAAAATCTTTGAGCACAATTTAACCTCAAAATGTTCCAGAGCTCCCGCCTCAGTGCTGCCGTGCTCCTACGTGACTGTCTGTGACGTGTAAAGTAGCTTTAAAGCCATAGGTGGGCGGCTCCACCTACATTAGACTGATGTTAGCGAGCGAGGGTGTGCCTGGTAGAGCACCAGTAAGGGTTCGCTCAGAGAGCCTCTGTGGAGACAGTACAGACTCTGTGTCAGGGCTTCATGGAGCACCAGACTCCCGCTCTCGTCCGTGTAGCGCAGCTGGAAGCCCAGAGCCTCCACGGGCTTCGCAGTCAGCACAGCAGACACATCGAAGACGTCGTAGCCAGACGGCGGCCGCTGGTCCAGGGCCAGCTGTCTCTCCTCCAGGACGGGACGTTCGTCCAGGCGTCCTCGTGAAGCAATGACACTGTGCAGAGTGACAGACACGCTGAGCGGCTGAGGGTGGAGGGCTTTCCTGAACAGGACCAGCTCTGCACCCATCATGAAGGGGCTCAAGCTGGTGATGTTGAACCAGATCCATCCCTGCGGGCCTGCAAAGCATCAAATACAGAGTGTTAGAAGGACTCACACAGCTCCGCCCGTGTAAAGGCTCAGAATCAATGAAGTCCAATGTATTCTTCAAAGATGATTGTAAATATGCACCAAAGGTTCATTCATTTggagaattaaaaacaaaataaaaaaatcagcacTGCATCAGGTGAGTCAGCACTGCATGTCGTCTTTTTTCTCTTGGTGGTGAGAAACTTTACAGCAGCAGCGATGAGCAGATTTCAGTGGAAACATCTGAAGATCGTTCTGTCTGCATGTGAAGACATTTGAAAGCAGAGAAACTAAAGGAAACACTATCAGAGGGAGCACATGACAGTGACGAGAGGGACCATACAGGAAGTCCAAACTCAAGGCCAAACATGCAACGTCAGGGTTTCTCGTGAACAATAAGACGTTTGTTGCTGCAGCAGAAAGAAGATGCAGCGGTTACTTCATGTCACACGTCAGTGATGCAAATTTAAAACACACCTTAAGTGAAATACAGCAAAGTTCAAGCTGTTCTGATAATGCAGGGATGTTGCTGTGAACTACAAAGTGTCAGCTTAGTTTTATTTGTCCTCTAAATAGCATCAAAAACATCGACATCGAAAATCACTGCAGATGATAAAAGATCCGCTCGTCTGCTCGTTACCAGCCAAGGA is part of the Maylandia zebra isolate NMK-2024a linkage group LG3, Mzebra_GT3a, whole genome shotgun sequence genome and encodes:
- the tspan5a gene encoding tetraspanin-5a isoform X1; amino-acid sequence: MSGNHYKGHEVSCCIKYFIFGFNILFWLLGMALVGIGLWAWSEKGVLSNLSSITDLGGLDPVWLFMVVGGVMFILGFAGCIGALRENTFLLKFFSVFLGIIFFLELTTGVLAFVFKDWIKDQLNLFINNNIRAYRDDIDLQNLIDFTQEYWECCGAFGADDWNLNIYFNCTDGNPSREKCGVPFSCCTKDPAEDVINTQCGYDIRAKPDTEQKDYINVKGCVPQFEKWLQDNLTLVAGIFIGVALLQIFGICLAQNLVSDIEAVRASWVPPPLYMRRLPPYSSKKASAYYS
- the tspan5a gene encoding tetraspanin-5a isoform X2, which encodes MSGNHYKGHEVSCCIKYFIFGFNILFWLLGMALVGIGLWAWSEKGVLSNLSSITDLGGLDPVWLFMVVGGVMFILGFAGCIGALRENTFLLKFFSVFLGIIFFLELTTGVLAFVFKDWIKDQLNLFINNNIRAYRDDIDLQNLIDFTQEYWECCGAFGADDWNLNIYFNCTDGNPSREKCGVPFSCCTKDPAEDVINTQCGYDIRAKPDTEQKDYINVKGCVPQFEKWLQDNLTLVAGIFIGVALLQIFGICLAQNLVSDIEAVRASCFFT
- the LOC143416618 gene encoding uncharacterized protein LOC143416618, producing the protein MKVRMAGRTRLEVSDVALGFLLLCSVTGLLLMDQQRNAEDEQELDKAILEMLHINKVSASHHAKPHPYMRKVYQKLDSLEVQDLGKSDGTLVQGFRSVSGPQGWIWFNITSLSPFMMGAELVLFRKALHPQPLSVSVTLHSVIASRGRLDERPVLEERQLALDQRPPSGYDVFDVSAVLTAKPVEALGFQLRYTDESGSLVLHEALTQSLYCLHRGSLSEPLLVLYQAHPRSLTSV